CGTCCCGGAAAATGATGGACCGGAACCCGTCCCATTTGGGCTCGTAGAGGTACTCGCCTTCAGGCAGGGAGCTGGCGGCTTTGGCCAGCATGGGCGCAATGGGAGGCATCACCGGAAGTTGCATGTGCCCATTCTTATCCGATTGCGGCCCGTTCCCCCAGCCCCGCGGTGAACGCGGTGAGCAGGTCGCGGCCCTGTTCCCAGTAGCCCACGCCGCTCTTTTCGTTGATGTGCGCCAGCTCGCCGGCATTGATGAACGGCAGTTTCCAGGCCGCTGCAATGACCTCTGCCGCCGGCAGCGCGCAGTACGGGTCGCTCTCACTGGCGATCAGCAGGCCCGGAACAGGCAGTTCCTGCAAGCGCGGGTTCCGGAACGTCCCGGCCGGCTGCGGGAAGGAGGCGGCTACGGGATCCGGCGGGCTGACCAGGAAGACCCCGCGGGCGCCGTCGGGGTTGCGCAGCAGCCATTCCGCCGCGGCCAGGCAGCCCAGGCTGTGGGCCACGAGCACGGTGTTCCCGTGCTGTGCCCCGGCGGCTTTGTCCAGCGCGGACATCCAGTCCTCCAGCTCCGGCTCGTCCCACGACGACGGCGCGATGCGGGTGACGTCCGGCAGGTCGGCTTCCCACCGGCTCTGCCACTGCTCCGGCGGTGAGCCCTGATAGCCCGGGACCAAGGTGATGTGCACTGTTCCTGCTTCCTTCCGCTGCGTTTCCACGTGCCCGGCCCGGAAGTCCGGGGAGGACGGGAATACGGCCGAACCTTACGGCGCTGAGGCTGATATGAAACGAATAGGGTTCCTGTCCTTCGGACATTACCGGAATGCGCTCGGCTCACGGACCCCCAGCGCACGTGACGCATTGCTGCAGCAGGTGGAGCTGGCCGTCGCAGCCGAGGAAATCGGCGTCGACGGCGCGTACCTGCGGGTGCACCACTTCGCCCCGCAGTTCTCCGCCCCCTTCCCGCTGCTCGCAGCCATGGCCGCGCGGACCAGCAGGATTGAGCTGGGCACCGGCGTGATCGACATGCGCTATATGAATCCTCTTTCAATGGCCGAGGATGCCGCGGCCACGGACCTGATCAGCGGAGGCAGGCTGCAGCTGGGCATCAGCCGGGGATCCCCCGAGCCGGCCCTGCGCGGATATGAGTCCTTCGGTTACGTGCCGGGGCCGGAATCCACCGACGCCGACATGGCCCGGCAGCACACCGAAGTGTTCCGGGCCGCGATTGCCGGTGCCGGCGTCGCCCAGGCGGATCCGGCCATGACCGGCAGCACCGGAGCCATGCCCATCGATCCGCTGTCCCCCGGCCTGCCCGAGCGCATCTGGTGGGGATCCGGCACCCGGGCCACAGCCAAGTGGACGGGCGAGCAGGGCATGAACCTGATGAGCTCCACCCTGCTGACCGAGGACACCGGTGTCCCGTTCGACCAGCTGCAGGCCGAGCAGATTGCCGTGTACCGGCAGGCCTGGGCCGACGCCGGCCACCAGGGCACCCCGCGGGTCTCCGTCAGCCGCAGCATCATCCCGTTGGTCACCGGGGAGGACCGGCATTATTTCGGGCTCCGTGCGCAGGCCGAGGGACGGGACCAGGTGGGCCATCTCGACGGCGGTTTGGCGCGGTTCGGCAAGAGCTACATCGGCGAACCGGATGTCATCGCTGCTGAACTGGCCGCCGACGCCGCCGTGCAGGAAGCCGATACCGTGCTGATTACCGTGCCGAACCAGCTGGGCGTGGACTACAACGCGCAGCTGCTGGAAAGCGTCGTGAAGCTGGTGGCGCCGGGGGCCGGCTGGCGGTAACTCTTTCGCTGGCTTTGACCGGCCTCGCTGGGAACGTGGGCACCTACGGGGCCTGGCTCCGGCGGCAACGAAACTCCCCGCTCGCAGAACTCGCGGGAAGTATTAAAGCCGCCTCCGCCAGGCCCCTTCGCATGTCCGTTGCCTATGCGCAGAGCGGGGCAGCGCACGTGTCGGGGAAAGTTGCGTGCACCGCCTGGTTACACTTTTGAGGCTGCCGGACATTAACAGGGCATGAGTGTACAAAGCTTCCGGAAGGAACAACGGGACGTGGACAGGGAGAAGTGTTTCCTGGCCGCCCACGCCGCCGGACATGACCGCATCTACCGCTACTTCCGGCGTCGAACCGAAAACGCCGCCACCGCCGAGGACCTGTGCGCCGAGGTCTTTCGGATCGCCTGGGAAAAGACCGGGCAGGAGGAAAGCCTTTCGGTCATGGTGCTGTTCGGGATCGCGAAAAACGTCCTCCGCAACCATGACCGGTCCGCTTCCCGGTCCGCGAGCCTCCTCGGAGCCCTCCAGCTGGAACGGGACCACGAGCGGAACGACGACGACTCCCGCATCCATGAGGCGCTCGCCCGGCTCGGGCCCGATGAGCGGGAGGTCCTCCTCCTGACGTACTGGGACGGTTTCAGTTCCAGCGAGGTCTCGGACCTGCTCAACACCAGCGCCACCGCCGTCAGGATGCGTTTGCACCGGGCACGCAAGGCGCTCGGCCGCCTGCTGGACACGGAATCACTTTCAGAAGGAGCGAAATGATGAACAATGCCAATCTGCCCGTCGGCCTGGACCGCGCACTTGCTTCCGCTGACCCCGCACGCTCCGTTCACGAAAACGAACTGGCCGGCAGCCGCGCCAGGTCGCTCGCCGTGATGGACGCTCCGCAGGCGGCACAAAGCACTTCACCCTCCCGCCTGCACCCCGTTCCTCCGCTGAACGCCCGCCGCGCCGGAGGCCCGAGGACCACGCCGCCCCGCGCCCGACGCCGTCTCTTGCTTGCATCCGCCGCTGCAGCTCTGCTGGTGGGAGGCATAGTGGTGGCCGACGTCGTCCGGCCCGGCAGTCCCGGCGCCACCGCTGAGGCGGCAGAAGTCCTGAACGCCGCAGCCGACGCTACTATCCGCACCTCCGATCCCGTGGTGGGCCCCGGCCAGTACCTGAAAATCGACACAACCGAGCTGACCTGGGGCGGCAAGCAGATGGCTGACGGCAGCGACCTTTCCTGGCAGGAAACCGTCAGCGATCAGCTCTACATACCGGCAGACAGGAACGGTGAATGGGTCTGGGACCGCGGAGAGCGGATTCCCCTCGAGTCCTCGTCCGACGCCGCCAAGAAGGCGGCCGCCGAGATCGCCCAGCTGCCGCCGAAGGGTGGGGTGCCGAACCCGACGGTCGGAATCCAGCGCGGCCCGGGCGGAGCTTTCTACGGGCAGGCGCCGATGGTCATCATCGGCACCTCCCTCGACGAAGCCGGAAGCCTGCCCCGGGATCCCCGGGAACTGCTGGACCTCATTTACGAGCGCACCGAGGGAGCCGGCAAAACGCCGGAAACCGAGGCCTTTGTAACCATCGCTGACGGTTTGCGCACCGGGGCCGTCCCCGCCGACCTGCGCGCAACCATGTATCGGGCCGCTGCACTGATCCCCGGCGTGGTCATGAGCGACAAGCAGGCAACAGTGGACGGTAGGACAGGCATCGCCATCGGAATCCCCCACCCAGGAGGAACGTCGCGGACCGACATCATCATCGATCCTGACTCAGGCCTGGTCATCGGCGAACAGGACGTACTGCTGCAGGACTTCCCCAACGCTCCTGCCGGCACCGTTCAGGCATGGACTTCGGTTAGAACCTCCGTGGTGGATTCCGCCCCGTAAAGCTCTCTCCGACGCCTTTCGGGGCGGGGCACCGGACGGGCCGGGGACTGGGGCACCGGACAGGCGGTGCGGCACCAGGGCCGGACGGGCCGGGTTGGGCGGTGCGGCACCAGGGCACCGGACGGGCCGGGTTAGGCGCGGTGCGGCACCAGGGCACCGGACGGGCCGGGTTAGGCGGCTTTATTAACTTTCGCGAGCTCTGCGAGCGGAAGTTTTCGTTGCCGCCGTTCCGGCCCGCCCGGCGCCCCGCCGGGACCCGGCCCGGGACCCGAGAACAAGAGCCCCTGTCGAAATGTCGGCGCCCTCCGCTACAGTAGTTTTCAGCTTCACGAGATGTGGCCTTCGCCCGGTTCGCCGGGCATAAAAGCTCCGACTGGCCCCACACCAACCCCACTGTTCGGCGGGTGGTTCGGATGACGAAGCGGCCTGCTTCATCCGCTGCAGGCAAGGACAACCTGAAAAGGAACCCACTGTGAGCATTTCCAGTGTCAGTAACTCCGGCTTCAACAACCCCGACTTCAGCAGTTCCTCCCCGAGCAACTGCACCGGTTTCGCTCCGGGCCACAACATCCATTGGATTCACGGCCGCCGGCTTCAGGGCTGGGAGCACTGGGCCGACGTCGCCGTCACCGCGGATCCGCAGCTGGACCTCATCTACCTGGTTATCGACGGGCAGCAGCAGTTGATGTGGTTCCACAATGTCGGTGCGGTCGCAACCGCATTGGAAGCCGCCGTCGACACGCCTCAGTGGTGCCAGCGGTATTCCACGCTGATGGTGCCCGGCGGGTTTGGCTCCGAAGCCCGGAGCTCTTTTTTCTACTTGG
This Arthrobacter sp. zg-Y20 DNA region includes the following protein-coding sequences:
- a CDS encoding alpha/beta hydrolase, with amino-acid sequence MHITLVPGYQGSPPEQWQSRWEADLPDVTRIAPSSWDEPELEDWMSALDKAAGAQHGNTVLVAHSLGCLAAAEWLLRNPDGARGVFLVSPPDPVAASFPQPAGTFRNPRLQELPVPGLLIASESDPYCALPAAEVIAAAWKLPFINAGELAHINEKSGVGYWEQGRDLLTAFTAGLGERAAIG
- a CDS encoding LLM class flavin-dependent oxidoreductase — translated: MKRIGFLSFGHYRNALGSRTPSARDALLQQVELAVAAEEIGVDGAYLRVHHFAPQFSAPFPLLAAMAARTSRIELGTGVIDMRYMNPLSMAEDAAATDLISGGRLQLGISRGSPEPALRGYESFGYVPGPESTDADMARQHTEVFRAAIAGAGVAQADPAMTGSTGAMPIDPLSPGLPERIWWGSGTRATAKWTGEQGMNLMSSTLLTEDTGVPFDQLQAEQIAVYRQAWADAGHQGTPRVSVSRSIIPLVTGEDRHYFGLRAQAEGRDQVGHLDGGLARFGKSYIGEPDVIAAELAADAAVQEADTVLITVPNQLGVDYNAQLLESVVKLVAPGAGWR
- a CDS encoding RNA polymerase sigma factor; the protein is MSVQSFRKEQRDVDREKCFLAAHAAGHDRIYRYFRRRTENAATAEDLCAEVFRIAWEKTGQEESLSVMVLFGIAKNVLRNHDRSASRSASLLGALQLERDHERNDDDSRIHEALARLGPDEREVLLLTYWDGFSSSEVSDLLNTSATAVRMRLHRARKALGRLLDTESLSEGAK
- a CDS encoding CU044_5270 family protein; amino-acid sequence: MNNANLPVGLDRALASADPARSVHENELAGSRARSLAVMDAPQAAQSTSPSRLHPVPPLNARRAGGPRTTPPRARRRLLLASAAAALLVGGIVVADVVRPGSPGATAEAAEVLNAAADATIRTSDPVVGPGQYLKIDTTELTWGGKQMADGSDLSWQETVSDQLYIPADRNGEWVWDRGERIPLESSSDAAKKAAAEIAQLPPKGGVPNPTVGIQRGPGGAFYGQAPMVIIGTSLDEAGSLPRDPRELLDLIYERTEGAGKTPETEAFVTIADGLRTGAVPADLRATMYRAAALIPGVVMSDKQATVDGRTGIAIGIPHPGGTSRTDIIIDPDSGLVIGEQDVLLQDFPNAPAGTVQAWTSVRTSVVDSAP